In a single window of the Anguilla rostrata isolate EN2019 chromosome 6, ASM1855537v3, whole genome shotgun sequence genome:
- the eya4 gene encoding eyes absent homolog 4 isoform X8, giving the protein MLQNLPASVKTEPMNSSETATTTGDGALETYAGSVITSSGYSPRSAHQYSPPIYPSKPYPHILSTPAAQSMTAYAGQTQFGGMQQSAVYTAYSQTAQPYGLSTYDLGVMLPGIKTEGGLAQTQSPLQTGLSYSPGFSTPQPGQTPYSPYQMAGSSFAPSSGIYASNNSASNSANFSSSQQDYPSYTAFSQNQYAQYYSASTYGAYMASNSNVDGTGSASSTYQLQDTVPTLTGQAGELHPSEFDTVASPSTPIKDLDDRTCRSSGSKARGRGRKNNPSPPPDSDLERVFVWDLDETIIVFHSLLTGSYAQKYGKDPPMAVTLGLRMEEMIFNLADTHLFFNDLEECDQVHIDDVSSDDNGQDLSTYSFATDGFHAAATSASLCLATGVRGGVDWMRKLAFRYRRVKELYSTYKNNVGGLLGPAKRDAWLQLRAEVEALTDSWLTNALKSLSIISSRSNCVNVLVTTTQLIPALAKVLLYSLGAAFPIENIYSATKIGKESCFERIVSRFGTNITYVVIGDGRDEEHAASQHNMPFWRISSHSDLLALHQALELEYL; this is encoded by the exons TCAAAACGGAGCCAATGAACAGCAGCGAAACGGCGACCACCACGGGGGACGGGGCCCTGGAGACCTACGCGGGCTCAG TAATAACCAGTAGCGGTTACAGCCCAAGGTCTGCACACCAGTATTCCCCTCCCATTTACCCGTCCAA gcCGTACCCGCACATCCTGTCCACGCCGGCGGCCCAGTCGATGACGGCCTACGCGGGACAGACCCAGTTTGGCGGCATGCAGCAGTCCGCCGTGTACACCGCCTACTCCCAGACCGCCCAGCCCTACGGCCTCTCCACGTACG ATTTGGGGGTGATGCTGCCGGGCATAAAGACGGAAGGGGGGCTCGCCCAGACGCAGTCCCCCCTGCAGACGGGCCTGAGCTACAGCCCCGGGTTCAGCACCCCCCAGCCCGGCCAAACGCCCTACTCCCCCTATCAGATGGCAG GTTCCAGTTTCGCTCCGTCGTCGGGCATTTACGCCAGCAACAACTCCGCGTCCAACTCGGCGAACTTCAGCAGCTCACAGCAG GACTACCCTTCCTACACCGCCTTCAGCCAAAACCAGTACGCCCAGTACTACTCGGCCTCCACCTACGGCGCGTACATGGCCTCCAACAGCAACGTGGACGGGaccggctccgcctcctccacctaTCAGCTGCAGGACACGGTGCCCACCCTGACGGGACAGGCCGGTGAACTCCACCCAA GCGAATTCGACACGGTGGCGAGCCCGAGCACCCCGATCAAAGACCTGGACGACAGGACCTGCAGGAGCTCGGGGTCGAAAGcgcggggcagggggaggaagaACAATCCGTCACCGCCCCCTGACAGCGATTTGGAG CGAGTGTTCGTCTGGGATTTGGATGAAACCATCATCGTGTTTCATTCGCTTCTGACCGGATCCTACGCACAGAAGTATGGGAAG GATCCCCCAATGGCGGTGACCCTGGGCTTGCGCATGGAGGAGATGATTTTCAACCTGGCAGACACACATCTATTCTTCAACGACTTAGAG GAATGTGACCAGGTTCACATTGATGATGTGTCTTCAGATGATAATGGCCAGGACTTAAG tACTTACAGTTTTGCAACTGATGGCTTCCATGCAGCTGCAACAAGTGCAAGCCTCTGCCTAGCAACAGGCGTCCGAGGCGGGGTGGACTGGATGAGGAAGTTGGCATTTCGCTACCGAAGAGTAAAAGAGTTGTATagcacatacaaaaacaatgtcGGGG GGCTCCTAGGACCCGCCAAGCGGGACGCTTGGCTGCAGCTCCGCGCCGAAGTGGAGGCGCTCACGGACTCCTGGCTCACTAACGCACTTAAATCACTGTCCATCATCAGCTCCAG aagTAACTGTGTCAATGTTTTGGTAACAACGACACAACTTATACCGGCACTCGCAAAAGTACTGTTATATAGTCTCGGAGCTGCATTTCCCATTGAAAACATCTACAGCGCAACCAAAATAG GAAAAGAAAGCTGTTTTGAGCGTATAGTGTCCAGGTTCGGCACTAACATTACATATGTTGTCATTGGCGATGGGCGAGATGAAGAACATGCCGCTAGCCAG